Proteins encoded by one window of Nicotiana tabacum cultivar K326 chromosome 10, ASM71507v2, whole genome shotgun sequence:
- the LOC142165322 gene encoding uncharacterized protein At4g02000-like, protein MPHHLLRSKLNDLWKPSEQLILIDLGWHFYIVKFSLEESMVKALHLGPWFMSENFLSVHKWEPKFVPQEDTLTFTAIWILLPQLPTEFYDQDIPEKVGRKLGKLLKIDQYTSSTLRGRYARICIQVPLETPVETSVIIGDHKQAVIYEGEGTLCIVCGRIGHTAQICKYRAPTPTTTHEPQDDHQKKAVISEESEWKTVTFPRRCKKGQAKTTSKK, encoded by the coding sequence ATGCCTCACCATCTCCTTAGATCTAAACTAAACGACTTATGGAAGCCATCCGAACAGTTAATCTTGATTGACCTAGGGTGGCACTTCTACATAGTTAAATTTAGTTTAGAAGAAAGTATGGTTAAGGCTCTACACCTAGGCCCCTGGTTCATGTCTGAAAATTTCCTATCCGTACATAAATGGGAACCAAAGTTTGTTCCTCAAGAAGACACTCTTACTTTTACTGCCATATGGATCCTGCTACCTCAACTACCAACAGAGTTCTATGACCAGGATATCCCGGAGAAAGTTGGTAGAAAGCTGGGTAAACTTCTCAAGATAGACCAATATACATCCTCTACCCTAAGGGGAAGATATGCCCGTATTTGTATTCAAGTTCCACTGGAAACCCCAGTAGAAACATCAGTAATAATAGGGGACCATAAGCAGGCTGTGATCTACGAAGGAGAGGGGACTCTGTGCATCGTTTGTGGAAGAATAGGGCACACTGCACAAATTTGCAAGTACAGGGCACCAACACCCACAACAACCCACGAACCACAGGATGATCATCAAAAGAAAGCAGTCATTTCTGAGGAAAGTGAGTGGAAAACTGTCACATTCCCAAGAAGATGCAAGAAGGGACAAGCAAAAACAACAAGCAAAAAATGA
- the LOC107759646 gene encoding uncharacterized protein LOC107759646: MLGLQGPKSPQEGTHQSPTTLMLNYIIWNIRGGNNAEFKQHCLEMVKMHKPAMLVLIETKMADHQSLAQQLQFDMIIQFLAVGPSGGIVFMWKKEFVAVEKVETTPQGIHAMVKVSPDHPPWLFSAIYASNLLENRKFLWEYLITISKNIKTNWFIGGDFNEVLKARDKFGGNPINLSRNNLFWNCINECNLIDLGYKGSKYTWTNKRYSNKTSLILERIDRSFANEGWIEQYPEATVLHLPRTHSDHCPLQINLVGPPNNKPSRPFRF, encoded by the coding sequence ATGTTGGGTCTGCAAGGACCAAAGAGCCCTCAAGAGGGAACTCACCAATCACCCACAACTCTAATGTTGAACTACATCATATGGAATATTAGGGGTGGAAACAATGCCGAGTTCAAACAACACTgtttagaaatggtgaaaatgcACAAGCCTGCCATGCTTGTATTGATTGAAACGAAGATGGCAGACCACCAGTCCCTAGCCCAGCAACTTCAGTTCGATATGATCATCCAGTTTCTAGCAGTAGGCCCATCTGGGGGTATTGTGTTTATGTGGAAAAAGGAGTTCGTGGCTGTTGAAAAAGTGGAAACTACCCCCCAAGGCATCCATGCAATGGTGAAGGTAAGTCCAGACCACCCTCCATGGCTTTTCTCTGCTATTTATGCTAGTAATCTCTTAGAAAATAGGAAATTCCTATGGGAGTACCTAATCACAATATCAAAAAACATAAAAACAAATTGGTTTATAGGAGGAGACTTCAACGAAGTCCTAAAGGCCAGGGACAAATTTGGGGGTAACCCCATAAACCTGAGCCGCAACAACCTGTTTTGGAACTGTATAAATGAGTGTAACCTAATAGACCTAGGCTATAAAGGAAGCAAATACACTTGGACTAATAAAAGGTATAGTAACAAAACCTCTCTAATTCTGGAAAGAATAGATAGGAGCTTCGCAAATGAAGGCTGGATTGAGCAGTACCCTGAAGCTACTGTACTTCACCTCCCTAGGACCCACTCAGACCACTGCCCTTTGCAAATTAACTTGGTAGGGCCTCCAAACAACAAACCATCAAGGCCCTTCAGGTTTTAA